A part of Azospirillum thermophilum genomic DNA contains:
- a CDS encoding threonine ammonia-lyase: protein MTITLDDVRAAAARIAGHISATPAVPAPRLSELAGCTIHLKLENQHATGAFKERGAVNKLLSLSEAERQAGVIAMSAGNHAQAVARHAGLLGIRSTIVMPNFTPFTKVERTQSLGATVRLHGDTLSDAGAFANELAKQEGYVFVHPYDDPYIAAGQGTVALEFLEAVPALDTLVVPIGGGGLMAGIAVAAKALKPELRLVGVQCSFYPAMRQALAGKPIVCGGATIAEGIAVKAPGGLTLPIIRELVDEVVEVGEARLEEAVFRLATMQKTVAEGAGAAALAAVLDNPSLFAGRSVGVVVSGGNIDARILAQVMMRGLVYEGRIVRLRIGITDAPGALARVARLLGEAGANIVEVHHQRLFHNVPVKMAEVDVVLETRDQSHVRSLIAVLREGGFPTELMNEVS from the coding sequence ATGACCATCACGTTGGACGACGTGCGCGCCGCCGCGGCGCGCATCGCGGGCCACATTTCCGCAACGCCGGCCGTGCCGGCGCCGCGGCTATCGGAACTGGCGGGCTGTACGATCCACCTGAAGCTGGAAAACCAGCACGCCACGGGCGCTTTCAAGGAGCGCGGCGCCGTCAACAAGCTGCTGTCGCTGAGCGAGGCCGAACGGCAGGCCGGCGTGATCGCCATGTCGGCCGGCAACCACGCCCAGGCGGTGGCCCGCCATGCCGGGCTGCTCGGCATCCGCTCGACCATCGTCATGCCCAACTTCACCCCCTTCACCAAGGTGGAGCGGACGCAGAGCCTGGGGGCGACCGTCCGGCTGCACGGCGACACGCTGAGCGACGCCGGCGCCTTCGCCAACGAGCTGGCGAAGCAGGAGGGCTACGTCTTCGTCCATCCCTATGACGACCCCTACATCGCCGCCGGCCAGGGCACCGTCGCGCTGGAGTTCCTGGAGGCGGTGCCGGCGCTCGACACGCTGGTGGTGCCGATCGGCGGCGGCGGGCTGATGGCCGGCATCGCCGTGGCCGCCAAGGCGCTGAAGCCCGAACTGCGGCTGGTCGGCGTGCAGTGCAGCTTCTATCCCGCCATGCGGCAGGCGCTGGCCGGCAAGCCGATCGTCTGCGGCGGCGCCACCATCGCCGAGGGCATCGCCGTCAAGGCGCCCGGCGGGCTGACCCTGCCGATCATCCGCGAGCTGGTGGACGAGGTGGTCGAGGTCGGCGAGGCGCGGCTGGAGGAGGCGGTCTTCCGCCTCGCCACCATGCAGAAGACGGTCGCCGAGGGCGCCGGGGCGGCCGCCCTGGCGGCGGTGCTGGACAACCCGTCGCTGTTCGCCGGCCGCAGCGTCGGCGTGGTGGTCTCCGGCGGCAACATCGACGCCCGCATCCTGGCGCAGGTGATGATGCGCGGGCTGGTCTACGAGGGGCGGATCGTCCGGCTGCGCATCGGCATCACCGACGCCCCCGGCGCGCTGGCCCGCGTCGCCCGGCTGCTGGGCGAGGCCGGCGCCAACATCGTGGAGGTGCACCACCAGCGCCTGTTCCACAATGTGCCGGTGAAGATGGCCGAGGTGGACGTCGTGCTGGAGACCCGCGACCAGAGCCATGTCCGGTCGCTGATCGCCGTGCTGCGCGAGGGCGGCTTCCCGACCGAGCTGATGAACGAGGTGTCGTGA
- a CDS encoding flavin reductase family protein: MTATTVASPFDARSFRSALGCFATGIAVVTTLEPDGQPVGVTVNSFSSVSLDPPLVQFCLGRAAQSFAAFTAAPSFAVNILADDQEDLSVRFSRREQQERWGGVAVERWDSGVPILAGCLASLECDREHLFDAGDHVIVVGRVRRLASRPDGRPLLYFRGGYAALAE; this comes from the coding sequence ATGACTGCCACGACCGTCGCCTCCCCCTTCGATGCCCGCTCCTTCCGCAGTGCGCTGGGATGCTTCGCCACCGGAATCGCGGTCGTCACCACCCTGGAGCCGGACGGCCAGCCGGTCGGCGTGACGGTCAACTCCTTCTCCTCCGTCTCGCTCGACCCGCCGCTGGTGCAGTTCTGCCTGGGCCGCGCGGCGCAGTCCTTCGCCGCCTTCACCGCCGCCCCGTCCTTTGCCGTCAACATCCTGGCCGACGACCAGGAGGACCTGTCCGTCCGCTTCTCCCGCCGCGAGCAGCAGGAGCGCTGGGGCGGCGTGGCGGTGGAGCGCTGGGACAGCGGCGTGCCGATCCTCGCCGGCTGCCTCGCCTCGCTGGAATGCGACCGCGAGCACCTGTTCGACGCCGGCGACCACGTCATCGTCGTCGGCCGCGTCCGCCGCCTGGCCTCCCGTCCGGACGGCAGGCCGCTTCTCTACTTCCGCGGCGGCTACGCGGCGCTGGCGGAGTAG
- a CDS encoding flagellar motor protein MotB: MASNQGGSEQPIIIKKKKGGHGGHHGGAWKVAYADFVTAMMAFFLLLWLLNVTTSDQRKGIADYFSPVSVSREQSGSGGMLGGKTITAPGAQISPSSPMSSSASVSGPPGYSSQETEDADDPTEAASNGPATEAGPGAGTGPGNSTGAGAGNASGAGSGAEQKPNETRLQYQQRLEETAKQLGIPGQKPGEKLSDFAERVKEAGEKLQDAQMEARQFQQAATEIRQAIQSVPELEPLAQNLMIDQTPEGLRIQIVDQDRVSMFPGGSGQMYPQTRQLVTQVAKALAKLPNKLSISGHTDGTPFPAGSGRDNWDLSSERANATRRALIAGGIDESRIQDVVGRADREPLVADQPGSPRNRRVSMVLLRETQTVPPAPGGASASGAAPATKASPAPAPKR, from the coding sequence ATGGCCTCGAACCAAGGCGGCTCCGAACAGCCGATCATCATCAAGAAGAAGAAGGGTGGCCATGGCGGCCACCACGGCGGCGCCTGGAAGGTGGCCTATGCCGACTTCGTGACCGCGATGATGGCCTTCTTCCTGCTGCTGTGGCTGCTGAACGTCACGACCTCGGACCAGCGCAAGGGCATCGCCGACTATTTCTCCCCGGTGTCGGTCAGCCGCGAACAGTCGGGCTCCGGCGGCATGCTGGGCGGCAAGACCATCACCGCGCCGGGCGCGCAGATTTCCCCCTCCTCGCCGATGTCCTCCAGCGCCTCGGTCTCCGGCCCGCCCGGCTATTCCTCGCAGGAGACGGAGGACGCCGACGACCCGACCGAGGCGGCGAGCAACGGTCCGGCGACCGAGGCCGGCCCCGGGGCGGGAACCGGCCCGGGCAACAGCACCGGCGCCGGTGCCGGCAACGCCTCCGGCGCTGGCTCCGGCGCCGAGCAGAAGCCGAACGAGACGCGGCTGCAGTACCAGCAGCGGCTGGAGGAGACGGCCAAGCAGCTGGGCATCCCCGGCCAGAAGCCGGGGGAGAAGCTGTCCGACTTCGCCGAGCGGGTGAAGGAGGCGGGCGAGAAGCTGCAGGACGCCCAGATGGAGGCGCGCCAGTTCCAGCAGGCCGCCACCGAGATCCGCCAGGCCATCCAGTCGGTCCCGGAGCTGGAGCCGCTGGCGCAGAACCTGATGATCGACCAGACGCCGGAAGGCCTGCGCATCCAGATCGTCGACCAGGACCGCGTGTCGATGTTCCCGGGCGGCTCGGGCCAGATGTATCCGCAGACCCGCCAGCTCGTCACCCAGGTCGCCAAGGCGCTGGCGAAGCTGCCCAACAAGCTGTCGATCAGCGGCCACACCGACGGCACCCCCTTCCCCGCCGGCTCCGGCCGGGACAACTGGGACCTGTCGTCGGAACGCGCCAACGCCACCCGCCGGGCGCTGATCGCCGGCGGCATCGACGAATCCCGCATCCAGGACGTGGTCGGCCGGGCCGACCGCGAGCCGCTGGTCGCCGACCAGCCGGGCAGCCCGCGCAACCGACGGGTCAGCATGGTGCTACTGCGGGAGACCCAAACGGTCCCGCCCGCGCCGGGCGGCGCCTCCGCCTCCGGTGCAGCGCCCGCGACCAAAGCCTCACCGGCGCCAGCACCTAAGCGCTAG
- a CDS encoding circularly permuted type 2 ATP-grasp protein, with the protein MSVPEAKPTDLLSSYDPGPYHDELFGGRDCPADHAALIRQRLSGLDFEELRRRAQDAERELYNLGITFLVYSDKEAVDRILPFDIIPRVISAAEWSHLEAGVKQRVAALNLFLHDIYHDQKILKDGVVPRDLVERNANFRPQMVGLDVPFDTYIHIMGTDLVRDRQGTFRVLEDNGRVPSGVSYVVENRHMMQRVFPDLMQDIGIRPVDNYGHKLLEAMMEIAPQGVVDPQVVLLSPGSYNSAYFEHIFLAREMGVPLVEGRDLVVENDRVYMKTTNGLAPVHSIYRRLDDAFLDPRAFNPDSLLGVPGILEAYRKGNVALANAIGTGVADDKAVYCYVPRMIKYYLDQEPIIPNVDTRICREPDALQYTLDHLADLVVKPVGEAGGYGITIGPRASRAELEECRAKLLADPANYISQPVVDLSVCPTVTDDGIEPRHVDLRPFAITGRSTWVLPGGLSRVALKKGTLIVNSSQGGGSKDTWVLEGGAA; encoded by the coding sequence GTGAGCGTACCCGAGGCCAAACCTACTGACCTTTTGTCGTCCTACGATCCCGGCCCTTACCATGACGAGCTGTTCGGCGGCCGGGACTGTCCCGCCGACCACGCCGCCCTGATCCGCCAGCGATTGTCGGGGCTCGATTTCGAGGAGCTGCGCCGCCGCGCGCAGGATGCGGAGCGGGAGCTCTACAACCTCGGCATCACCTTCCTGGTCTATTCGGACAAGGAGGCGGTCGACCGGATCCTGCCCTTCGACATCATCCCCCGCGTGATCTCCGCCGCCGAGTGGAGCCATCTGGAGGCCGGGGTCAAGCAGCGCGTCGCGGCGCTGAACCTCTTCCTCCACGACATCTACCACGACCAGAAGATCCTGAAGGACGGCGTCGTCCCGCGCGACCTGGTGGAGCGCAACGCCAATTTCCGCCCGCAGATGGTCGGGCTGGACGTGCCCTTCGACACCTACATCCACATCATGGGCACCGATCTGGTGCGCGACCGCCAGGGCACCTTCCGCGTGCTGGAGGACAACGGCCGCGTGCCGTCCGGCGTCTCCTACGTGGTCGAGAACCGGCACATGATGCAGCGGGTCTTCCCCGACCTGATGCAGGACATCGGCATCCGCCCGGTCGACAATTACGGCCACAAGCTGCTGGAAGCGATGATGGAGATCGCGCCGCAGGGGGTGGTCGACCCGCAGGTCGTGCTGCTGTCGCCCGGCAGCTACAACTCCGCCTATTTCGAGCACATCTTCCTGGCGCGCGAGATGGGCGTGCCGCTGGTCGAAGGGCGCGACCTGGTGGTGGAGAACGACCGCGTCTACATGAAGACGACCAACGGCCTCGCCCCGGTCCATTCGATCTACCGCCGCCTGGACGACGCCTTCCTCGACCCGCGGGCCTTCAACCCCGACAGCCTGCTGGGCGTTCCCGGCATCCTGGAGGCCTACCGCAAGGGCAACGTGGCGCTGGCCAACGCCATCGGCACCGGCGTCGCCGACGACAAGGCGGTCTATTGCTACGTGCCGCGGATGATCAAGTACTACCTGGACCAGGAGCCGATCATCCCCAACGTCGACACCCGCATCTGCCGCGAGCCCGACGCGCTGCAGTACACGCTGGACCATCTGGCGGACCTGGTGGTCAAGCCGGTGGGCGAGGCCGGCGGCTACGGCATCACAATCGGCCCGCGCGCCAGCAGGGCCGAGCTGGAGGAATGCCGGGCGAAGCTGCTGGCCGATCCGGCCAACTACATCAGCCAGCCGGTGGTCGACCTGTCGGTCTGCCCGACCGTGACCGACGACGGGATCGAGCCGCGCCACGTCGACCTGCGTCCCTTCGCCATCACCGGCAGGAGCACCTGGGTGCTGCCCGGCGGCCTGTCGCGCGTCGCACTGAAGAAGGGCACGCTGATCGTCAACTCCTCCCAGGGCGGCGGTTCCAAGGACACCTGGGTTCTGGAAGGGGGTGCGGCATGA
- a CDS encoding alpha-E domain-containing protein — protein MNLLARYAECIFWMARYMERAENLARILDVHETFARDTRGATNWFSIVQLNADEKDFFSRHDRPTAEAVIHYYMFDPQAPNSLLSMLRMARENARTLRPWISTEMWTQINVFHKKLQEMSARDVPMPNLSKVCTWIKEECQTHTGITEGTFYRDQGWYFYQLGKYIERADQTTRLLDIKYHTLLPSPMEVGSTLDISQWMTVLRCTAGYHAFRRVYPRGMTPATVAGFMLFNEGFPRSVVMCVRQIDGVLTRLRSRYELRGGSAAMERVDELLAGLLSRPIEGVLRDGLHEYLDWIQLQMNGVTNEIGQAFFGLDAPLAVTEQSQ, from the coding sequence ATGAACCTGCTCGCCCGGTATGCCGAGTGCATTTTCTGGATGGCCCGCTACATGGAGCGGGCGGAGAATCTCGCCCGCATCCTCGATGTGCACGAGACCTTCGCCCGCGACACCCGCGGCGCCACAAACTGGTTCTCCATCGTCCAGCTCAACGCCGACGAGAAGGACTTCTTCAGCCGCCACGACCGGCCGACGGCGGAGGCGGTGATCCACTATTACATGTTCGACCCGCAGGCGCCCAACTCGCTGCTGTCGATGCTGCGGATGGCGCGGGAGAACGCCCGGACGCTGCGCCCCTGGATCTCGACCGAGATGTGGACGCAGATCAACGTCTTCCACAAGAAGCTGCAGGAGATGTCGGCGCGGGACGTCCCGATGCCGAACCTGTCCAAGGTCTGCACCTGGATCAAGGAGGAGTGCCAGACCCACACCGGCATCACCGAGGGCACCTTCTACCGCGACCAGGGCTGGTACTTCTATCAGCTCGGCAAATACATCGAGCGGGCCGACCAGACCACGCGGCTGCTGGACATCAAGTACCACACGCTGCTGCCCTCGCCGATGGAGGTCGGGTCGACGCTGGACATCAGCCAGTGGATGACGGTGCTGCGCTGCACCGCCGGCTACCACGCCTTCCGCCGCGTCTATCCGCGTGGCATGACGCCCGCCACGGTGGCCGGCTTCATGCTGTTCAACGAGGGCTTCCCGCGGTCGGTGGTGATGTGCGTCCGCCAGATCGACGGGGTGCTGACCCGGCTGCGCTCCCGCTACGAGCTGCGCGGCGGCAGTGCGGCCATGGAGCGGGTGGACGAGCTGCTGGCCGGCCTGCTGTCCCGCCCGATCGAGGGCGTGCTGCGCGACGGGCTGCACGAGTATCTCGACTGGATCCAGCTTCAGATGAACGGCGTCACCAACGAAATCGGACAGGCCTTCTTCGGGCTGGACGCGCCGCTGGCCGTAACGGAACAGTCGCAGTAA
- a CDS encoding arginyltransferase, protein MSVIQPPQRPLQQFFRSGPMPCPYLPGRVERKLFTRLIGPYAAEVNSTLSRAGFRRSHDIVYRPVCPNCHACVPVRVPVAEFEPTRSQKRVLKLNQDVRLTERPAYATAEQYRLFAGYQASRHGDSDMARMAMGDFAAMVDEGRADTGLLEARDATGRLIGCMLIDRLTDGFSAVYSFYDARQERRSLGTFMILGLIERARAEGLPHVYLGYWIEQSRKMAYKVRFQPLEALGRDGWYRMKADPAPDRHLGSSGKRHLYGILRSSFVSLA, encoded by the coding sequence ATGTCGGTCATCCAGCCGCCGCAACGCCCGTTGCAGCAATTCTTCCGGTCGGGGCCGATGCCCTGCCCCTACCTGCCGGGACGGGTGGAGCGCAAGCTGTTCACGCGGCTGATCGGCCCGTACGCGGCGGAGGTGAACTCCACCCTGTCGCGTGCCGGGTTCCGGCGCAGCCACGACATCGTCTACCGCCCCGTCTGCCCCAACTGCCACGCCTGCGTGCCCGTCCGCGTCCCGGTGGCGGAGTTCGAGCCGACCCGCTCGCAAAAGCGCGTGCTGAAGCTGAACCAGGACGTCCGGCTGACCGAGCGGCCGGCCTACGCCACGGCGGAGCAGTACCGCCTGTTCGCCGGCTACCAGGCCTCGCGCCACGGCGATTCCGACATGGCGCGCATGGCCATGGGCGACTTCGCCGCCATGGTGGACGAGGGACGGGCCGACACCGGCCTGCTGGAGGCGCGCGACGCCACCGGCCGGCTGATCGGCTGCATGCTGATCGACCGGCTGACCGACGGCTTCTCGGCGGTCTACAGCTTCTACGACGCGCGGCAGGAACGGCGCAGCCTGGGCACCTTCATGATCCTCGGCCTGATCGAGCGGGCGCGCGCGGAAGGGCTGCCGCACGTCTATCTCGGCTACTGGATCGAGCAGAGCCGCAAGATGGCCTACAAGGTGCGGTTCCAGCCGCTGGAGGCGCTGGGACGCGACGGCTGGTACCGGATGAAGGCCGATCCCGCCCCTGACCGGCACCTTGGCAGCAGCGGCAAGCGTCACCTCTACGGGATTCTACGTAGCTCCTTCGTATCCCTTGCGTGA
- a CDS encoding TRAP transporter small permease subunit, producing MRVLLALSRLIDAVNDGIGKLTYWLVLLAVLVSSGNAVIRYSLNHSSNAWLELQWYLFSAVFLLCAGYTFLRNEHIRIDIILGRFSKRVQAWVDIFGILVFMFPMTILIMVLSWPMFMDSYLTNEMSSDAGGLIRWPSKFLVPAGFFLLTLQGVSELIKRIAYLAGAIDEPGEKMHGHS from the coding sequence TTGAGAGTCCTGCTCGCGCTCAGCAGGCTGATCGATGCCGTCAACGATGGGATCGGGAAGCTGACCTATTGGCTGGTGCTGTTGGCCGTCCTCGTCAGTTCCGGCAACGCCGTGATCCGCTACAGCCTCAACCACAGCTCGAATGCGTGGCTGGAACTGCAGTGGTACCTGTTCTCCGCGGTGTTCCTGCTCTGCGCCGGCTACACGTTCCTGCGCAACGAACATATCCGGATCGACATCATCCTGGGCCGCTTCTCCAAGCGGGTGCAGGCCTGGGTCGACATCTTCGGCATCCTCGTCTTCATGTTCCCGATGACGATCCTCATCATGGTCCTGTCCTGGCCGATGTTCATGGACAGCTACCTGACGAACGAGATGTCGAGCGACGCCGGCGGCCTGATCCGCTGGCCCTCCAAGTTCCTGGTCCCGGCCGGCTTCTTCCTGCTGACCCTGCAGGGCGTGTCCGAGCTGATCAAGCGCATCGCCTATCTCGCCGGCGCGATCGACGAGCCGGGCGAGAAGATGCACGGCCACTCCTGA